Below is a window of Longimicrobiales bacterium DNA.
ATCGACGCCGTCGCGATCAGCTGTGTCCTTCCGCCGACGGCAGTTGCAGTGGGCGAGCTGCGTTCGTTGCGACGTCGCCTGCCGCGATCCATGCCACTGCTCGTGGGTGGCGGCGGCGCGGCGGACGTCGACATCCGTGGCGTCGAAGCTGTCGCGAGCCTGCATGCACTGGACGAGTGGCTGCGGCTTCACCGCGAAGGAGTGCAGTCCACCTCGCGCTAGCAGCCTGCCGCAGCATCGTCGCGCGAAGCCGATCACGCGGTGCGTTCAGGCGCAGGCCGGACCCTGGCGGCGGCCGCGAGCCCACCACGTTCAGCGACACATGTTGTTGTCGTCCGTCACGTACACGCGCGTCCCGTCGAAGTACGTCGCGCCATTCTGGTAGCCGAGCGCGACCCACTGTCCCTGCTCGGTACCGACCTCGTGCTCCTGCTGGTACTGCAGCACCGCCTGCCCGTTGTGCTCGATGATGCGCCACCGACCCGAAAAGGAATCGCTGCCGCTGCTGTTTCCGAACACCCCGCCGACATCGGCGCTCATGCTGCTGCTGGAGCGGAAGTGGAAGGAGCCGTCGCTGCAGATGTACGCCTCCCACCGGTCGGAGAATCCGCCGCCCGACCCGTCGTTGTAGCTGTCGATGTAGGTGACCTTGCGACCACCAAGCTGGTTCATCCACTCCTGGACGAGCGGAGTGATCGCGGGTGCGGATGGCGACGCGCCCTGTCGTGCGACGTCGCCGGAGGCTGACATCGCGCCGGCGCCGCTCGCACCGCTTGCGGCCACGG
It encodes the following:
- a CDS encoding cobalamin-dependent protein (Presence of a B(12) (cobalamin)-binding domain implies dependence on cobalamin itself, in one of its several forms, or in some unusual lineages, dependence on a cobalamin-like analog.) — encoded protein: LQMVALVCALAGWEPLVLGLETPADQVVALTREAPIDAVAISCVLPPTAVAVGELRSLRRRLPRSMPLLVGGGGAADVDIRGVEAVASLHALDEWLRLHREGVQSTSR